A window from Theobroma cacao cultivar B97-61/B2 chromosome 3, Criollo_cocoa_genome_V2, whole genome shotgun sequence encodes these proteins:
- the LOC18605508 gene encoding DNA-directed RNA polymerases II, IV and V subunit 6A: MADDDYNDMDMGYEDEPPEPEIEEGAEEDLENNNNDDVPVEPIETEEKEEHDSKDKIRKTSKYMTKYERARILGTRALQISMNAPVMVELEGESDPLEIAMKELRERKIPFTIRRYLPDGSYEDWGVDELIVEDSWKRQVGGD; encoded by the exons ATGGCGGACGACGACTATAATGACATGGATATGGg ATATGAGGATGAGCCACCAGAGCCTGAGATTGAA GAAGGAGCCGAGGAAGATTTGGAAAACAATAACAATGATGATGTTCCTGTGGAACCTATTGAAActgaggaaaaagaagagcaTGATTCTAAGGACAAAATTCGCAAAACCTCAAAGTACATGACCAAATATGAGCGTGCTAGAATCTTGGGTACTCGTGCCCTGCAGATCAG TATGAATGCTCCTGTCATGGTTGAGTTGGAGGGTGAGTCTGACCCACTCGAG ATTGCCATGAAGGAGCTTCGAGAGCGGAAAATACCCTTCACCATTCGGCGCTACTTGCCCGATGGAAG TTATGAGGATTGGGGAGTTGATGAGTTGATTGTGGAAGACTCATGGAAGAGAC